A genomic window from Methanobacterium sp. BRmetb2 includes:
- a CDS encoding chorismate mutase, whose amino-acid sequence MPVNSSKSPTQELKIQTRENQKIGFFGPFGTFTEEAASKLEGELVEYESILEVLDAVKKKEVNWGVVPIENSIEGPVGVTLDLLAHDYDLKINNEIIIPISHNLLVNKGTTLDEIEVVYSHVQALSQCRKFLEKHGYNTHDTSSTAAAAKLIVNKKNTAAIGTKRAAEIYGLEVLKKNIQDHESNVTRFIVLGHHDHPKTGNDKTSIVFSLTENKPGGLYEVLGVFAIKKVNLTKIESRPSKEKLGSYIFFVDFEGHREDPDIGNILNIIRSKTPYIKMLGSYPI is encoded by the coding sequence ATGCCTGTTAATTCCAGCAAGTCTCCCACCCAAGAATTAAAAATTCAAACACGTGAAAATCAAAAAATAGGATTTTTTGGTCCTTTTGGTACGTTTACCGAGGAAGCAGCTTCTAAACTTGAAGGAGAGCTAGTAGAATATGAGTCTATTTTAGAGGTATTGGATGCAGTGAAAAAAAAAGAGGTAAATTGGGGTGTAGTTCCAATAGAAAACTCCATTGAGGGACCTGTAGGTGTAACACTAGATCTTTTAGCGCATGATTATGATTTAAAAATTAATAATGAGATCATAATTCCAATAAGTCATAATTTACTGGTTAATAAAGGTACGACTTTAGATGAGATTGAGGTAGTTTATTCGCATGTACAAGCTCTTTCACAGTGCCGTAAATTTTTGGAAAAACATGGTTATAATACTCATGACACTTCAAGCACAGCTGCTGCAGCAAAATTGATTGTGAATAAGAAAAATACTGCTGCAATTGGAACAAAAAGGGCTGCGGAAATTTACGGCTTGGAAGTATTAAAAAAGAATATTCAAGATCATGAAAGTAATGTCACTCGTTTCATAGTGCTGGGCCACCATGATCATCCAAAAACTGGAAACGATAAAACTTCAATTGTATTTTCATTAACGGAAAATAAACCCGGAGGTCTTTATGAGGTGCTCGGGGTTTTTGCAATTAAAAAAGTGAATTTAACCAAGATTGAGTCTAGACCTTCCAAGGAAAAGTTAGGAAGCTATATCTTTTTCGTGGATTTTGAGGGTCACCGGGAAGACCCAGATATTGGGAATATTTTAAATATTATCAGATCCAAAACACCATACATAAAGATGCTAGGATCATATCCTATTTAA
- a CDS encoding RNA ligase, with product MEIDWRRNNSLTSFFYKCDTCELDSEVSIEDFIDKELQKILKVKAEKLNNALIHGNIKFYESRGFPALQFRKDVGTVESGTVVYFGEKIEVVRGFPKIRRTLILSPAVENHFNNKIAVEEKMNGYNVRIASIDHQIFAFTRGGYVCPFTTKKTQELMDLDPFFEDNPNLVICGEMIGTENPYVSHYYPEIGELGFRIFDVREKISNQPLTIHEKFELIERYNLPPVRLFGFYDVDKAAMEVKRIIKKLGEEGREGLVIKDVKMEEMPLKYTASQAHDREIRYAFKYPFDFGRAFFFSRVIREGFQAFEMNESHEELKERAQRLGESILMPMVQIISHVSQDNPAAEDLVIGVDSKDEAEEFVRFLHDLGVNATLIKFKDGKAVIRRIHQATTDKITNYLKGGLY from the coding sequence ATGGAGATTGATTGGAGAAGAAATAATTCTCTTACTTCTTTTTTTTATAAATGTGATACTTGTGAATTGGATTCAGAAGTATCAATAGAAGATTTTATAGACAAAGAATTGCAAAAAATTCTTAAAGTAAAGGCAGAAAAGTTAAATAACGCACTTATCCATGGTAATATTAAGTTTTATGAATCGCGTGGATTTCCTGCACTTCAATTTCGAAAGGACGTAGGAACTGTAGAATCTGGTACAGTTGTTTATTTTGGAGAGAAAATTGAAGTTGTAAGGGGATTTCCCAAGATAAGAAGAACTTTGATCTTATCTCCTGCAGTGGAAAATCATTTTAATAATAAAATAGCTGTTGAAGAGAAAATGAACGGTTATAATGTACGTATTGCATCTATAGATCATCAAATATTTGCTTTTACAAGGGGAGGCTATGTATGTCCCTTCACTACAAAAAAAACCCAGGAATTAATGGATTTAGATCCCTTTTTCGAGGATAATCCTAATCTGGTTATATGTGGTGAAATGATAGGAACTGAAAATCCATATGTTTCCCACTACTACCCTGAGATTGGGGAACTAGGTTTTAGAATATTCGATGTTCGTGAGAAAATATCCAATCAGCCCCTCACTATTCACGAAAAATTTGAATTAATAGAAAGATATAATCTTCCCCCAGTCAGACTTTTTGGATTTTATGATGTGGATAAAGCAGCTATGGAAGTTAAAAGAATAATAAAAAAGCTTGGAGAAGAAGGAAGAGAAGGATTAGTAATAAAGGATGTAAAAATGGAAGAAATGCCTCTTAAATATACTGCTTCCCAAGCACATGACCGAGAAATTAGATATGCTTTTAAATATCCCTTTGATTTTGGAAGGGCATTTTTCTTTTCCAGAGTGATAAGAGAAGGCTTTCAGGCGTTTGAAATGAACGAATCTCATGAAGAACTTAAAGAAAGGGCTCAAAGACTTGGAGAATCCATATTGATGCCAATGGTTCAAATTATAAGTCATGTTTCCCAGGATAACCCTGCAGCAGAAGATTTAGTTATTGGCGTAGACTCTAAGGATGAAGCAGAGGAATTTGTAAGATTTCTCCATGATTTGGGAGTAAATGCTACTTTAATCAAATTTAAAGATGGAAAAGCAGTTATTAGACGGATACATCAAGCAACTACTGATAAAATTACAAATTATTTGAAGGGCGGTTTATACTGA
- a CDS encoding inosine-5-monophosphate dehydrogenase → MYIKNIMTPEVVLVDKDQNICDALKLMKKNKISRLIVVNTNEEHVKELVGVITEKDIALKLGSSKYGNLAPSHFHVSTVMHTELVNAESDQNVGTVAKKMLDNRVGGLPVLDKDQIEGVVTKTDFIGICMGKPYQNTLVKDIMSQDLITIAPHDRIVHARRLILDEDLGRLPVMEDGELVGMITAKDIAKSMISFRKVVPDKYKAARIRNLLVEDVMTQNVETINENLNVEETAKTMVEEGFSGMPVVDDDGQLVGIITKTDLVKFIAEVEGVR, encoded by the coding sequence ATGTATATTAAAAATATAATGACACCAGAAGTAGTCCTAGTTGATAAAGATCAAAACATATGTGATGCTTTAAAATTAATGAAAAAAAATAAAATATCAAGACTTATCGTAGTAAATACTAACGAAGAACACGTTAAAGAACTTGTTGGGGTAATTACTGAAAAAGACATCGCTTTAAAGTTGGGTTCATCTAAATATGGTAATCTTGCACCTTCTCATTTCCATGTTTCAACAGTAATGCATACAGAATTGGTTAATGCTGAAAGTGACCAAAATGTAGGCACTGTAGCTAAAAAAATGTTGGACAATCGTGTAGGGGGATTACCTGTCCTAGATAAAGATCAAATAGAGGGAGTAGTAACTAAAACGGATTTCATAGGTATTTGTATGGGAAAACCGTATCAGAACACCCTGGTTAAAGACATAATGTCCCAGGACTTAATCACCATAGCACCTCATGATCGTATCGTGCATGCCCGCAGACTTATTCTAGATGAAGATTTAGGAAGACTTCCGGTGATGGAGGATGGTGAACTTGTAGGGATGATAACTGCTAAAGACATTGCTAAATCAATGATATCTTTTAGAAAAGTCGTTCCAGATAAATATAAGGCTGCAAGGATCAGAAACTTACTAGTGGAAGATGTAATGACTCAAAATGTTGAAACCATTAATGAAAATCTTAATGTAGAGGAAACTGCTAAAACAATGGTTGAGGAAGGGTTCAGTGGCATGCCGGTGGTTGATGATGATGGCCAATTAGTAGGCATTATCACTAAAACTGATTTAGTGAAATTTATTGCTGAGGTGGAGGGGGTTCGCTGA
- a CDS encoding inosine-5-monophosphate dehydrogenase, with protein MNVKDIMSDEVVVIQDTDQVAYARNLMLKHGFSRIVVIDSKGVPVGIVTEKDIARKLRGNGAAWRKRPLDKISIRRVMHNDLITISSDTKVKESVEIMLKNDISSIPVIDGEELVGIITKTDLMNFYQNKFKSKWKVSDLMSSEVITVNENHAITHVISIMEDNNIGRIVVMRDSEPVGIITSENISFANIDDPETGVSVEKVYFIRQADGKDKKNFRMVSMLTAGDIMTNDILRMSKDADASLAAEMMIEKDISGIPVVEDGELVGIITKTDIIEGIQ; from the coding sequence ATGAATGTTAAAGATATAATGAGTGATGAAGTGGTTGTTATTCAAGATACTGATCAAGTAGCATACGCTCGAAACTTAATGCTCAAACATGGTTTCAGCAGAATAGTTGTGATTGATTCAAAAGGAGTTCCAGTAGGTATTGTTACGGAAAAGGATATTGCTCGAAAACTAAGAGGTAATGGGGCAGCATGGAGAAAAAGACCTCTGGATAAAATATCAATTCGAAGAGTAATGCACAATGACTTAATAACTATAAGCTCTGATACTAAAGTCAAAGAATCTGTGGAAATAATGCTAAAAAATGATATCAGTTCCATTCCGGTTATTGATGGGGAAGAGCTAGTGGGAATAATAACTAAAACTGATCTAATGAACTTTTACCAGAACAAATTTAAATCCAAGTGGAAAGTTTCAGATTTAATGTCTTCTGAAGTTATAACCGTGAATGAAAATCACGCCATAACCCATGTTATAAGTATTATGGAGGATAATAACATCGGAAGAATTGTGGTTATGAGGGACAGTGAACCTGTTGGAATAATCACATCTGAAAATATATCTTTTGCAAATATCGATGATCCTGAAACTGGTGTAAGTGTTGAAAAAGTTTATTTCATCCGTCAGGCAGATGGGAAAGATAAAAAAAACTTTAGAATGGTTTCAATGCTTACCGCAGGGGATATAATGACCAATGATATTCTTAGGATGTCTAAAGACGCTGATGCATCATTAGCTGCTGAGATGATGATTGAAAAAGATATAAGTGGGATTCCTGTTGTTGAAGATGGCGAATTAGTTGGAATAATTACTAAAACTGATATAATTGAAGGAATACAGTAA